From the Aspergillus puulaauensis MK2 DNA, chromosome 1, nearly complete sequence genome, the window TaacctaaccctaaccctaaccctaaccctaaccctaaccctaaccctaaccctaagccATGCCCTGTTCCCGCTCCTGGCGACTGACAAACCCGctatggcgatgctgggtcCATCCATGGACCTGCTGCCAGTGTTTCCGCATACTTTTGATATGGGTGGTGATGTACTGGCAATGTTCGGGGTCCTGCTGGCACTGCATGCCGTTCATGTACAGTTCAATCCCGGGTAAtggattctgcagcatccgggGGATCTGGACAGCGTGGGGTTCCTGCATCACATTATCCCACTGCTGGATTGCCTCGGCCACCTGCGTACactcctggggcttgatgGAATGCTTAACCCGCAGATGCGCGGCTACCTCCTTGGGGTGCACACCATATTTGCAGCAACGACATATGATAATCTGTAAACTAGGGATCCTTTGAAAAAATTGATGTTCCATGGTGCAGGACTGAATctgcaagatatatatatatattatatggtGGTTTCGGACTCGAGTCGCCGGGATAAACTTGGGATATGAATTAAAAATAGCCTGAAACTGGATCCCCTACCTTTCTTAAGCATGAAAATAGCCCCTGAATTCTTGCTGACTATATATGGTTGGTTCGGACATGTCATTTGTACGGTCggtcgcgggtggtgatgatcccCCATCAAACCTGAATCTGTTACCCTaaccaacttcaagccaGTACCACACCCTTTGTAGTAAATCAACCAGCTTGAAATTTCGCCAAGTtatactttaactaatactGAACCGGCTGGCTTAGTTTAACCTCAATCGCCCTACAAAAGTGCATGGAGTGCTACACATGAAAAGCATGGAGTGCTACCCCTGCCATAGGTGCCTTGAGCCAATCACAGTAAAACCCTAACTGCTCCACAGCGGGCAGTCCTTCAAGGACTCCATGCCGCCTGTAGGAtagggctaattataataaccctattttattactatactaggtttagtgcgggttctgcaggtttaaccctaacccgcgggttctagatagttgacccgaacccaaacccatgcgggttcggggcggatcgggttcaggattttggggcgggttgtgcatgtctatCCATTATCCAACAGCctattctataatttagtGAAAGATGCGAATACAATACTATATAGGAAATAGTTAAAATAACATAAGatttaagttaaaattatttatctatatatacagtagagagtagatatacttaggatCAGTAGTTAAGGTACCatagattagtattaagtagtaggttcttatactatataaagtaaagctGGCTtgaatatagatatatatttttatatatatccttaatccttttactatagttattatCAGTTTAGTAATCTTAAGACTATTACAAATCACAGCCTTTATTGGTTAGTTCTACTTATGtaatctataatactaggttagatattaataatctataattactgtttattagtatttctGATTCTAATTCTCTATTTTCCCTATTATTCCTCTATACATAATCTTATTccttaattaactatatcttaaacagtactatatacagagtaatctaactatagttagattactcaCTTTACAGTATAACTATAGTATGAGGTGGAACCTAGTTATCTCTTAAGATAGAGGGTGCTATAGCATATCagttactatattattttactagactCTCCCCTAATTAGTAGAAGGAATTACTGAAACCCAGGgtatttaataagtggcTCTATAATGCTCTAGATATTCAGAAGGCAAGCACGGCACGTATATTAGTAGTAATCCGGTATGATACCTTctgatatattatattagatttatgtAAAACAGACTATagcaagaaattctttaTCTGATTTCTTCTTgaatagattataaattctaaacTAGATTATgtaagttcctcccctttgctataacatttatttaactggttaactaactatggttagatATAGGTTCatgagattaagaaatttcttGACTTCAGCTATACTATTTTCTAACAtcatattaataatattgtatctgatgactgggttaagatactaaaACTCAAGctagaagactggaatagttaattacaagtcctgtttttcctgatatcttataataatagctGTGGGGAAAGTAACTCCAACTTTCCTGGGGCCTTTATAATTTCCTTAAAGGATTATCCTATACTAGGCTCT encodes:
- a CDS encoding uncharacterized protein (COG:L;~EggNog:ENOG410PI7H;~InterPro:IPR022698;~PFAM:PF12013), giving the protein MEHQFFQRIPSLQIIICRCCKYGVHPKEVAAHLRVKHSIKPQECTQVAEAIQQWDNVMQEPHAVQIPRMLQNPLPGIELYMNGMQCQQDPEHCQYITTHIKSMRKHWQQVHGWTQHRHSGFVSRQEREQGMA